The sequence CTAGATCGTAGAGCAATTTGCCCATCTGTAAAAAGAGTTGACCGTGGTGTGGATGCAGACGTGCGCAGGCGAAGAGAATTTCGTAAGCCTGTTTTGGTTTCTTCTGTAAACGCAAGATGGCACTCATCCGCAAACGAGCATCGACATAATGGCGATGTTGTGGTGGCACTTGTTCGTATTCTGCGTATGCTTCATCAAAGCGGCGCTGACGGGCCAGCAAATTACCAAGCAGGTAGCGAGCTGCATACTCCTGAGGACGCCACTGCAACAATGCGCGGTAAATGCGCTCGGCTTCTTCTTCATAGCCTTGCTGCTTGAGCGCCTGACTCAACCGATAGTACCACTGGGCAACCTCTTCTTCGCTGCGATTGACCAACGGTTCGTCGGGGAGTGGTTCGGGCGAGACGAACGTTGGTTCGACTCGCAAGGCTTCAGCAAAACAGCGTTGTGCTAGCTCATAGGCGCCATGACTCTGGTGCATCAACCCCAGGTAATAGCGGGGTTCAGCGGCCTGGGGACGAGCATTGCAGGCACTACTGAAATGAATGTAGGCACGTCCGGCATCATCAATTCGCTGATAACAACGGCCAAGGGCAAAGTGGGCTTCGTACAGATTGGGGTTGTATTCGAGGGTCTCCTTGAACGCGGCAATTGCCCGATCAATTTGGCCGAGAGCAGCAAACGCAACACCCAGGTTGTAATGGGCTTCGGCCAGTTGTGGATCGGTCTGCACTGCCTCAAGATATTCGCGTAACGCCTCTTCCCAGTGGTCTTGAAATGCCAGTGAGTTCCCGATATATAAATAGATTATGGCCCGCTCGCGCTCGAAAATCTGGGCCTGTTCTTCACCATCGACATACGCGGCAATTAAAGCGGCCTTGAAATGCTCAATCGCATCAGCATACGCTGCCCGCAGATACGAGCGCATACCCTGACTGAAGGCTGCACCGAGCCGTGTTCCGGCCATAAAACGTTCACTGCCGGCAAAGGTGTCAAGGTCGAGGGGCATAAATTGTAATTCATTGGTTGAAGCCATAGCGCACCTCGGCAACCAAATTATGCTGATCTCTACTATAGCATGCTCCTCGCCGCTCGTATATGGTAGAATCGTCATGTAAAAAATTACGACAATATGTAGTTTTATTTATCTATGAACGATGAATTAACGATGAATTATA comes from Chloroflexus sp. Y-396-1 and encodes:
- a CDS encoding lipopolysaccharide assembly protein LapB, which codes for MASTNELQFMPLDLDTFAGSERFMAGTRLGAAFSQGMRSYLRAAYADAIEHFKAALIAAYVDGEEQAQIFERERAIIYLYIGNSLAFQDHWEEALREYLEAVQTDPQLAEAHYNLGVAFAALGQIDRAIAAFKETLEYNPNLYEAHFALGRCYQRIDDAGRAYIHFSSACNARPQAAEPRYYLGLMHQSHGAYELAQRCFAEALRVEPTFVSPEPLPDEPLVNRSEEEVAQWYYRLSQALKQQGYEEEAERIYRALLQWRPQEYAARYLLGNLLARQRRFDEAYAEYEQVPPQHRHYVDARLRMSAILRLQKKPKQAYEILFACARLHPHHGQLFLQMGKLLYDLGMNAQAARAFERAVQLMPTDAQAHYLLGFVYNTLGQDTWALAAWRKAVQLAPDAHSLRFDLGYMYIRRGRYDLAAREFQQVLEQWPDDLETQFMLGLCYKELLEPTRAIPLFEKVLRRNPRHAQALYYLGACYLQIGNTSLGKAYLRRYDHLVRQASTMNGSTRPQPLPTRRMSS